The genomic segment CGCGATGCGGGTACGTACGCAGCGGCGCTGGACGCCTCACCGTCCATGGCGACCTCCCTGGGACGTCGATGGCGACCCTACGGCGGCGTCGCCGCAGAGACGGACCGACGTTCGACCGACCCGGGACGGACACCGTGCCAAAGATGCTCAGCTTAGCGACCGCGGCGTCCGGTACAGCCGATCATCCACCCGCTCCAGGCCATCACCACGTGGATCCATCACTCCCTCCGTTCGAGCTCTACCCAGAGTCGAGCATCGGCTCGGGCCGTCGTCACCCGACTGCTTCGCGGCGGGGCTGCAACGCTGCCGCCAACGCGAAGGGCATCGTCGCCGCCACGGCCGCCCCGACGGCGAAGGTCGCGGGCGACCCGACGGTTCCCGCGGCGTACCCGGAGACGACCGGCCCGATCGTCTGGCCGAGGCGAGCAGCGCTGACCCACAACGCGACGACCGTGCCGCGGCTCGCCGCCGGCGCGACGCTCGTCGCGAGGTCCTGCAAGCCGGGGATCAGCAGGCCTTCGCCTGCCCCGACCACCAAGACCGCCCCGACCAGGTACGGCAGCGACGGTGCCCATGCGACGCCCGCGTAGGCCACCGGGAACAACGCCGCTCCGGCGACGATCACGCGACGGCCCACGAACCGCTGGTGCAGCCGCCCGAGGAGGAGCGCAGCGACGGTCGACGTGACCGCGGGGAGTGCCAGGAGCAGCCCTCGCTGCGACGGTGTGAGGCCGAAGGCTTCCTCGGCGTAGAGCGGCAGGACGGTGAGGCTCAGCCCGAAGATCAGCACGAACAACACGACCCCGACCGCCAGCACCCCGCGCACCGCCCTGGTGCGCAGGTACGGCGCCGCTGCGGCGAGTTGCTGACCGACCGTCTCGTGGCGGGTCTCGGTTGAGGGCAGCCCGCGCCACGCCGCCGCGGCCGTGATCAACGCCAGCGGGTACAGCGCGAACGGGGCGCGCCACCCGGCCAGGTCCACCAGCGTCCCACCGATCGGCGGGACCAGAGCCAACGTGACGGTCAGCACCGCAGCGTTGCGTCCGATCAGCCGAGCCCGCTCGGTGCCGTCCCAGTGGTCGCCGATGATCACCACGGCCAGGTTGATGAGGCCAGCTGAACCGGCACCCTGCGCGAGGCGGAGCGCCACCAGGACGGTGAGCGTCGGCGAGAGCCCGGCCAACCCTCCGGCCACCCCGTAGAGGACCAGGCACGGCACCACGACCTCGCGCCGGCCGTACCGGTCGGCCAGCACACCGATCACCGGTGCGAGGACGACCCCCGGGGCGGTGGCACCGGCGAGCACCAGGCCGGCGAGACGGCGTGACGCCTCCAGACCATCGAGGATCTCGGGCAGCGATGGGGTCAGCAGAGAGTTGACCGTGATGCCCGTGATCGTGATCGACGCGACGAGCAGGAAGGATGGTCTCTGTCGGTTCGGCTGGCGGCGTGCTGGCTCGTCGTCGGTGGCGGCCATCGCTAGGGCCGCGGATCCGCCGGCGCCCCGCCGGGAACGACCGGCCCTGGACCGACCACCGACCGCAGCGTCTGGGTCTCGGGCGCTCCCGGCGGGCCTGGGCGCGCCCGCGATCCGAACAACGCCCCCAGCCCCACCGCAGCGACGACCAGGACGATGACCACCGCGGCCGCGACAGCCACGACCGTCCCCGTCCGCCGGTGACCTCCCGCCGACGTCGTTCGGATGACGACGCGCGTGTCGGCACCCGCAGCGTCGACCGGCGCGATCGCCACCGTGTCGTCCGCGCCCTGGCCGGTGCGGTCGGGTCCGGCGGTCAACGACGGTTGGCCCCGGCGGACGCGGTCGAGGTCGGCGCGGAGCGCGTCGGCGGACGGGTAGCGGTCGTCGGGGTCCTTGGCCAGCGCCCGCAGCACGACCGCGTCCAGTGCGCGCGGCACCTCGCCGACCGCGGCGGATGGCGGGTCGGGCTGGCGGTGGACGTGCTGGTGCAGGATCCCGATCGGTGCGTCCGCGGTGAACGGTGGGCGTCCGGCGAGCATCTCGTACAGGACGCAGCCCAGGGAGTAGATGTCGGCGCGAGCGTCGACTCGCTCGCCGGTCGCCTGCTCTGGAGACAGGTACAGGACCGAACCGAACCCGGCAGCGACCGTGGCGTCGACGTCGTCGCCGGTGATGCGGGCGATCCCGAAGTCGGTGACCTTCACGGTCCCGTCGCTCGTCCAGAGCACGTTCGCCGGCTTGACGTCGCGGTGGACCAGCCCCTGCTCGTGGGCAGCGGCCAGAGCGCTCGCGATGGCCGACGCCGTGGCGATGGCGCGCTCGACCGGGAGACGGCCGGCGTCGGCGAGCAGGTCCTTCAGTGAGGGGCCGTCGACCAGCTCCATGACGATGTACTCGCCCGCGTCGCTCGAGCCGGTGTCGTAGACGCGCACGACGTTGCGGTGACCCAGCCGGGCAGCGGCGCGGGCTTCGTCCCGGAAACGCTGCACCGCATCAGGATCGCCGACCAGGTGCGGCGCCATGACCTTGACCGCGACGTCACGGTCGAGAGTACGGTCCCGCGCGCGGTAGACGCGGCCCATCCCGCCTTCGCCGAGCACGTCCAGCAGCGCGTAGCGGTCGGCGAGCACGTCACCAGGCCGGGTCACGGGCGTTCCGAAGGTCGCGGGCGGTGGCAGGCTACGGGCGACGACCGCCACGGTCGGTGCAGCGGGGGGTCACCGCGGCTGCGTGCCGATCCGCAGACCGACGCCGGGGACCGTCACGGCCGGGCCGGGGGTCGGCGGCTGGGTCGCCGTGGCCGTGGTCGGCGGAGACTCCGGTTGCGTCTCGGGCGCTGGTTCGGTCTCCGGCGCCGGCTCGCGCTGCCGTGGCGTGTCGGGGGCTGGTGAGGTCTCGGTCTCGAACACCGGTGGGGACGTCTCCGGCTCCTCGGTCGCCTCCACCTCCGGTGGTGGGGGCAGGAACCGGTCGAGGCGGAAGTCGACGGTCGAGGCGATGAACCAGACCAGCAGCCCGGCGATCGCCACCACGATGAACCAGAAGATCGCCCGTTGTGTCCCGGCGGAGACGGCGTCGGGTGGTGCGACCACCACCCGGTGGCGTTCGGCGCTGCCGCGGGACGGGCCGTGAGGGCCGACCGGCACGGTCTCGGCATCGCCGCGCGGCAACAGTCGTGTCGCGTCCAGCGGGACGGCGGCGGGCTCCTCGCCACGCTCCAGGCGGGTGAGGTCGTCGCGGAGATCGCGGGCGTCGACGTAGCGGTCGTCGGGATCCTTGGCCAGCGCCCGCAGCACCACCGCATCGACGTCCGGGTCGATCCCACCGACCCGCGCGGACGGGGGGCGCGGCTCCCGGTGCAGGTGCTGGGACACCACCGCGAGCGGGGAATCTCCCACGAACGGCGGCGTCCCCGTCAGCATCTCGTAGAGCACGCAGCCCAACGCGTACACGTCCGTGCGGGCGTCGACGGGGTCGCCGCGGGCCTGCTCCGGCGCCATGTAGGGCGCCGAGCCGTACACGGCGTCGGTGACGGTCGCAGCGGCCACCGCCCGGGCGATGCCGAAATCGGTGACCTTCACGGTCCCGTCCCGCGCGAACATGATGTTGGCCGGCTTGATGTCACGGTGGACGATCCCGCGGTCGTGTGCCGCAGCCAGAGCCGCGCAGACCTGGGCGGCGATCATCACGCTGCGGCGGGGCGGTAGGGACGCCTCGTCGGCGATCCGCTGCTGCAGCGTGGGTCCGTCCACCAGCTCCATCACGATGAAGTGGGTGCCGTTCTCCGAACCGGTGTCGTGGATCGCGACGATGTTCGGGTGCGTCAGCGAGGCAGCGGCGCGGGCCTCGCGGCGGAAGCGCTCCTGGAAGGACGCGTCCTCGGCGACCGTCGAGGACAGGACCTTGACGGCGACCGGACGGTCGAGGAGGCGATCATGGCCGCGGAAGACCTCCGCCATCCCGCCGCGTCCCAGCCGCGCCGTGAGCGCGTACCGCCCGCCGAGCACCTCACCCGGTTGTGCCAACGCGTCCTCCGGCTCGCGACGGCTGTCGGTGTACGGATACCGCAGGCGGCGTGCGGACGCACCTCAGGTGGCGGTCAGGTGGGCCGGAGTGCGGCGAGGTCGGCTGGGCGGTCGAGGTCCACCGCGAAGGCGCCATCGGGGTCCGCGCCGGCCCAGACGTCTGATCCGGCGATCCGCGCTCCGACGGCCGACAGCGCATGGGTGACGCTCCTGGTCCCCGACGCGAGCACCCGGCCGAGTGAAGCGCTCGCGTGTGTGGCGTAGACACCCGAGAACGGCTGCACGCGGCCGTCGACGAGTGGGACCACCGCCGCTTCGCCCCGCCACAGGGTGGCCAGCGCGACCAGCACCTCCGGGGAGGCGAACGGCTGGTCCACCGCCGCCACCGCGACCAGCGGCGTGTCGGCCGCTTCCAGGCCCGCCACGATCCCGGCGAGCGGTCCGCGGCCCGGCACCGCGTCGGCAACCTGATCCCACGGCAGCGTTCCCAGCCGCTGACCGTCACCCGACGCGATGAGCACGCGGCCACACACGCGCGACAGGCGCGACGCGACCCGTCGGACCAGCGGTTCGCCGTCGAGCTCCAGCCACGCCTTGTCCTGGCCCATACGACGGCTCGTACCGCCGGCTAGGACCAGGCCTGTGAGCGCGGGAGCCGCACGCATGGAGGCGCCAGCGTAGCGCCGGCCGGTGTGACCGCGTGCACTGCCTCACTCGAGGGCACGCACCTCGTAGCGGTCACCGTCGGCCACGACCAGCACACCGGCGCCCTTGGAGACCGGCTCGATCTCCTGCCCGGTCAGGCCGTACACCGCAGCTTCGTTGGTGGGGCTGTGGCCCACGATGAGCGCACGGCCGCCGTCATCGAGCGAGTCCAGCACGCGCCGCAGGGCCTCACCGAGGATCTTGGCCTCCTCCTCGACGAAGTCGGCCGCGACCCGCTTGAAGTCGGACAACGCCCCGCCACCGGCCTCCTGGTAGGCCTCCTTCCAGCGGTCCTCGTGGTCCGAGCGCAGCCCTCGCTCCACCACCACACCACGATCGACCCCTCGACAGCCCGCAGCGAGGAAGCACGCCGCGGTCTGCGTGGCCCGCTGCGCGCCGGTGGACACCACCACCTCGTAGCGGTCCTGCAGGCGCTGCCCGACCTCCAGCGCGTGGCGGACCCCGTCGTCGGTGAGCACGTCACCGTCGTCGTCGGTGTGCCGTCGCAGTTCGAGTTCCTTGGTCATCGCTGCTGCCCTCTCGTCGCTCGTTGACGAGGATGGCTGCTCGACCTCGACGTGGCAGGCGCCAGTCTCGGTCGGGCGTCGGTCGGCCGTCGACGCGTGCGACGCGGAGGTCGGGCCACGGCTGTCGCCGCGTGCGGTGACCTAGCCTGCAGCGGATGTCGACGAGTCAGCCGGCCCGCACGCACCCACCCGCGGAGCCTGCGGCGCGGAGCGTCCCGTCGCTGCCACCGTCGGCGACGGTCGCCGGCTTGGTGACGGGCGTCGTCGCCGTGTCCTCGGCGGCTGTCCTCATCCGGGTCGCGGACGCCCACCCGCTGGCGATCGCGTTCTGGCGCTGCCTCGGTGGGGCGGTCGCGCTCGCCCCGTTCGCGGTGCGTGCCCGCCGGGGGGCGCCGCCGTTGGAGGCGGCACAGCGCCGGCAGATCGCCGGGGCGGGCGTGCTCCTGGCCGTGCACTTCGCGCTGTGGATCACGTCGCTGGACTTCACGACGGTCGCGTCGTCGGTGACGCTGGTGACCTTGTCGCCGGTGTTCGTCGGGGTCGGTGCTGCGGCGGTGCTGGGCGAGCCCCCGACCCGACGCACCTGGATCGGCATGGCGATCACCATGGCCGGGGCGTTGATCATCGGCGTGGGCGACCTGTCAGACATCGCGCTCGGCCGGCGCGCGTTGTTCGGCGACGTTCTCGCCTTCGGTGGTGCCATCGCCGTGGCCGGGTACCTCCTGGCGGGGCGGGCAGCGCGCCGGCGCCTGCCCGTGTCGGTGTACGCCGGCGGCGTCTACGCGGTGGCGGCCGTCGTGCTGCTGCCCGCGGCCGTGGCCGCCGGTGCGCGACTGACGGGGTACAGCGCCGTCACGTGGCTGGCCTTGCTTGCCCTGGTGGTGGGACCACAGCTGTTGGGCCACACGGTGTTCAACGCGCTTCTGTCCACGGTGACGGCCACGGTGCTGTCGATCGTCGTGCTCGCGGAGCCGGTCGGCGCGACGCTGCTCGCGTGGGCCTTCCTCGACGAGTTGCCCAGCCGGCTGTTCTGGGTCGGCGCCCCGCTGATCCTGGCCGGGGTCTTCACGGCGACCGCGCGCCGACGGGGCCCGGCCGCAGGCCCGGAAC from the Actinomycetota bacterium genome contains:
- a CDS encoding MFS transporter, with the protein product MAATDDEPARRQPNRQRPSFLLVASITITGITVNSLLTPSLPEILDGLEASRRLAGLVLAGATAPGVVLAPVIGVLADRYGRREVVVPCLVLYGVAGGLAGLSPTLTVLVALRLAQGAGSAGLINLAVVIIGDHWDGTERARLIGRNAAVLTVTLALVPPIGGTLVDLAGWRAPFALYPLALITAAAAWRGLPSTETRHETVGQQLAAAAPYLRTRAVRGVLAVGVVLFVLIFGLSLTVLPLYAEEAFGLTPSQRGLLLALPAVTSTVAALLLGRLHQRFVGRRVIVAGAALFPVAYAGVAWAPSLPYLVGAVLVVGAGEGLLIPGLQDLATSVAPAASRGTVVALWVSAARLGQTIGPVVSGYAAGTVGSPATFAVGAAVAATMPFALAAALQPRREAVG
- a CDS encoding DMT family transporter encodes the protein MTGVVAVSSAAVLIRVADAHPLAIAFWRCLGGAVALAPFAVRARRGAPPLEAAQRRQIAGAGVLLAVHFALWITSLDFTTVASSVTLVTLSPVFVGVGAAAVLGEPPTRRTWIGMAITMAGALIIGVGDLSDIALGRRALFGDVLAFGGAIAVAGYLLAGRAARRRLPVSVYAGGVYAVAAVVLLPAAVAAGARLTGYSAVTWLALLALVVGPQLLGHTVFNALLSTVTATVLSIVVLAEPVGATLLAWAFLDELPSRLFWVGAPLILAGVFTATARRRGPAAGPEPPPA
- a CDS encoding histidine phosphatase family protein produces the protein MTKELELRRHTDDDGDVLTDDGVRHALEVGQRLQDRYEVVVSTGAQRATQTAACFLAAGCRGVDRGVVVERGLRSDHEDRWKEAYQEAGGGALSDFKRVAADFVEEEAKILGEALRRVLDSLDDGGRALIVGHSPTNEAAVYGLTGQEIEPVSKGAGVLVVADGDRYEVRALE
- a CDS encoding protein kinase, coding for MAQPGEVLGGRYALTARLGRGGMAEVFRGHDRLLDRPVAVKVLSSTVAEDASFQERFRREARAAASLTHPNIVAIHDTGSENGTHFIVMELVDGPTLQQRIADEASLPPRRSVMIAAQVCAALAAAHDRGIVHRDIKPANIMFARDGTVKVTDFGIARAVAAATVTDAVYGSAPYMAPEQARGDPVDARTDVYALGCVLYEMLTGTPPFVGDSPLAVVSQHLHREPRPPSARVGGIDPDVDAVVLRALAKDPDDRYVDARDLRDDLTRLERGEEPAAVPLDATRLLPRGDAETVPVGPHGPSRGSAERHRVVVAPPDAVSAGTQRAIFWFIVVAIAGLLVWFIASTVDFRLDRFLPPPPEVEATEEPETSPPVFETETSPAPDTPRQREPAPETEPAPETQPESPPTTATATQPPTPGPAVTVPGVGLRIGTQPR
- a CDS encoding molybdenum cofactor guanylyltransferase, producing MGQDKAWLELDGEPLVRRVASRLSRVCGRVLIASGDGQRLGTLPWDQVADAVPGRGPLAGIVAGLEAADTPLVAVAAVDQPFASPEVLVALATLWRGEAAVVPLVDGRVQPFSGVYATHASASLGRVLASGTRSVTHALSAVGARIAGSDVWAGADPDGAFAVDLDRPADLAALRPT
- a CDS encoding protein kinase, with the protein product MTRPGDVLADRYALLDVLGEGGMGRVYRARDRTLDRDVAVKVMAPHLVGDPDAVQRFRDEARAAARLGHRNVVRVYDTGSSDAGEYIVMELVDGPSLKDLLADAGRLPVERAIATASAIASALAAAHEQGLVHRDVKPANVLWTSDGTVKVTDFGIARITGDDVDATVAAGFGSVLYLSPEQATGERVDARADIYSLGCVLYEMLAGRPPFTADAPIGILHQHVHRQPDPPSAAVGEVPRALDAVVLRALAKDPDDRYPSADALRADLDRVRRGQPSLTAGPDRTGQGADDTVAIAPVDAAGADTRVVIRTTSAGGHRRTGTVVAVAAAVVIVLVVAAVGLGALFGSRARPGPPGAPETQTLRSVVGPGPVVPGGAPADPRP